A genomic segment from Hippoglossus stenolepis isolate QCI-W04-F060 chromosome 3, HSTE1.2, whole genome shotgun sequence encodes:
- the si:ch211-236h17.3 gene encoding carbohydrate sulfotransferase 11: protein MRKPKVIRMVFALSLGCFIMVVFYFNSNLKTASEPVGERSSGQKSRRSPLQTLYDGDQIESAVQGIHHGRRELLEEGCSSYTRKRRVLIPEDLKHVIVDDQHGLLYCYVPKVACTNWKRVLMVLTGVAGSHREPLAIPANEAHVPGNLRTLSEYSTSQINQRLRTYLKFVFVREPFERLVSAYRNKFTRSYNTAFHKRYGTKIVRRHRPDPQPEALEKGNDVSFEEFVYYLVDPATQREEPFNEHWERVHSLCHPCLIHYDVVGKYETLEQDSRYVLQLAGVEDQVSFPTSSKSTRTTGDMAAQFFQNISPFYQKKLYNLYRMDFLLFNYTVPAYLKFR, encoded by the exons CCTCAGAGCCGGTCGGTGAGAGAAGCAGTGGGCAGAAGTCGAGGAGAAGTCCTCTGCAGACGCTGTACGATGGTGACCAG ATTGAATCGGCGGTACAGGGAATCCATCATGGCCGGCGGGAGCTGTTAGAGGAAGGCTGCAGCTCCTACACCCGTAAACGCAGGGTCCTCATCCCAGAGGATCTGAAGCACGTCATTGTGGATGACCAGCATGGCTTACTTTACTGCTACGTGCCCAAAGTGGCCTGCACCAACTGGAAGCGGGTGCTCATGGTTCTGACAGGCGTCGCAGGCTCCCACAGAGAACCCCTGGCCATCCCTGCCAACGAGGCCCACGTGCCAGGAAACCTCCGCACCCTGTCGGAGTACTCCACCTCCCAGATTAACCAGCGCCTGCGCACCTACCTGAAGTTCGTCTTCGTACGGGAGCCCTTCGAGCGGCTGGTGTCTGCCTACCGCAACAAATTCACACGGAGCTACAACACAGCTTTTCATAAACGATACGGCACAAAGATAGTGCGGCGGCACAGGCCAGACCCACAGCCGGAGGCTCTGGAGAAAGGAAATGACGTCTCGTTCGAGGAGTTTGTGTATTATCTCGTGGACCCAGCCACCCAGAGGGAGGAGCCCTTCAATGAGCACTGGGAGCGGGTGCACTCTCTGTGCCACCCCTGCCTCATCCACTATGACGTGGTGGGGAAATACGAGACGCTGGAGCAGGACTCCCGCTACGTGCTGCAGCTGGCTGGGGTGGAGGACCAGGTCAGCTTCCCCACCTCGTCCAAGAGCACCAGGACTACAGGAGACATGGCCGCCCAGTTCTTCCAGAACATCAGCCCTTTTTACCAGAAGAAACTGTACAACCTCTATCGTATGGACTTCCTGCTCTTCAACTACACAGTACCAGCCTACCTCAAGTTCAGATGA